In Hyphomicrobiaceae bacterium, the following are encoded in one genomic region:
- the rfbB gene encoding dTDP-glucose 4,6-dehydratase → MKILVTGGAGFIGSALCRYLVDETGTSVLNVDKLTYAANLHSLDSISANPRYEFKKADICDRAGMDEAFAQFAPDAVIHLAAESHVDRSITGSSAFIDTNINGTYMLLEAARAYWSSLGAVRKSAFRFLHVSTDEVYGSLGERGLFREDTPYDPSSPYSASKAASDHLALAWHRTYGFPSLISNCSNNYGPFQFPEKLIPLMILNAREGKPLPVYGDGKNVRDWLYVDDHVRALFLILQKGRLGEKYNVGGRNEQSNIDVVNTVCDLLDGIEPSPKARRSLITFVTDRPGHDRRYAIDATKLETELGWRAKETFKTGLEKTVRWYLANEAWWGPLRDKRYAGERLGLLAKTASR, encoded by the coding sequence ATGAAAATTCTGGTCACGGGCGGCGCCGGCTTTATCGGTTCGGCCCTTTGCCGCTACCTCGTCGACGAGACCGGCACCAGCGTGCTGAACGTCGATAAGCTGACCTATGCCGCAAATCTGCATTCGCTTGATTCGATTTCTGCAAACCCGCGATATGAATTCAAAAAGGCAGATATTTGCGATCGCGCCGGCATGGACGAGGCGTTTGCACAATTCGCCCCCGATGCCGTTATTCACCTTGCCGCCGAAAGTCACGTCGATCGCTCGATAACCGGTTCTTCAGCGTTCATCGACACCAACATTAATGGCACTTATATGCTGTTGGAGGCGGCACGAGCTTATTGGTCTTCCTTGGGCGCTGTGCGCAAATCTGCCTTCCGGTTTTTGCACGTTTCGACAGATGAGGTTTATGGATCGCTGGGTGAGCGCGGCCTGTTCCGTGAAGACACGCCCTACGATCCAAGTTCGCCGTACTCAGCCAGCAAAGCCGCCTCCGATCATTTGGCATTGGCTTGGCACCGAACCTACGGCTTCCCTTCGCTAATCTCCAATTGTTCGAACAACTATGGACCATTTCAGTTCCCCGAGAAGCTGATCCCGTTGATGATTCTCAACGCGCGCGAAGGCAAACCGCTGCCCGTCTACGGCGACGGCAAGAACGTGCGCGACTGGCTCTACGTCGATGATCACGTGCGCGCGCTTTTTCTCATTCTTCAGAAGGGGCGACTTGGTGAAAAATACAATGTTGGCGGACGCAACGAGCAGTCCAATATCGATGTCGTAAATACTGTTTGCGATTTGCTCGACGGTATCGAGCCAAGTCCGAAGGCTCGGCGTTCGCTCATTACATTTGTCACCGACAGACCTGGGCACGATCGCCGCTATGCCATCGATGCGACAAAGCTTGAAACAGAGCTCGGCTGGCGCGCAAAGGAGACCTTTAAGACCGGCCTGGAGAAAACGGTGCGCTGGTATCTCGCGAATGAAGCTTGGTGGGGACCGCTGCGCGATAAGCGTTACGCGGGCGAAAGGCTCGGGCTGTTGGCGAAGACCGCATCGCGCTGA
- the cysD gene encoding sulfate adenylyltransferase subunit CysD: MQHRSEENHFPNMTMMSRHLKDLESESLFILREAVAQFQNPVLMYSIGKDSSVLLHLAMKAFYPAPIPFPLLHVDTTWKFREMIAFRDQIAAKYGVQLIVHVNEEGVNAGVNPNTLDSAHYTHVMKTEGLRQALEKFKFDAAIGGARRDEEKSRAKERIFSHRTADHRWDPKNQRPEIWQLYNGRLVPGENMRIFPLSNWTELDVWQYIAAEDIPVVPLYFAAERPVVWRDGSMIMVDDDRLKLHNDETPEMRLVRFRSLGCYPLTCAVDSDASTISEIVEELMVTRASERQGRVIDRDQASSMEKKKEEGYF, from the coding sequence TTGCAGCACCGCAGCGAGGAGAATCATTTTCCCAACATGACAATGATGTCCCGCCACCTCAAAGACTTGGAATCGGAAAGTCTCTTTATTCTGCGCGAAGCGGTCGCCCAGTTTCAGAATCCTGTGCTGATGTACTCGATTGGCAAGGATAGCTCCGTCCTGCTCCATCTGGCTATGAAGGCCTTCTATCCCGCACCGATTCCGTTCCCGCTGCTGCACGTCGACACCACTTGGAAATTTCGTGAGATGATCGCGTTTCGCGATCAGATTGCAGCAAAGTATGGCGTGCAACTTATTGTTCACGTCAACGAAGAGGGCGTGAACGCCGGCGTCAATCCAAACACCTTAGACAGCGCGCACTACACCCATGTAATGAAGACTGAGGGACTGCGCCAAGCGTTGGAAAAATTCAAGTTCGATGCTGCAATCGGCGGTGCCCGCCGCGACGAGGAAAAGTCGCGCGCAAAAGAACGAATTTTCTCCCACCGCACCGCCGACCATCGGTGGGATCCAAAGAATCAACGCCCCGAGATCTGGCAACTCTATAACGGCCGGCTCGTCCCGGGCGAGAACATGCGGATCTTCCCGCTATCGAATTGGACCGAACTGGACGTCTGGCAGTACATCGCAGCGGAGGACATCCCCGTTGTGCCGCTCTACTTCGCCGCCGAAAGGCCCGTGGTCTGGCGCGATGGCTCGATGATCATGGTCGATGACGACCGTTTGAAGCTGCACAATGATGAAACGCCAGAAATGCGCCTGGTGCGGTTCCGCTCGTTGGGCTGCTACCCGCTAACATGCGCGGTAGACTCCGACGCAAGCACCATCAGCGAGATCGTTGAAGAACTTATGGTTACGCGCGCCTCTGAGAGGCAGGGCCGCGTCATCGACCGCGACCAGGCAAGCTCGATGGAAAAGAAAAAAGAAGAGGGCTACTTCTGA
- the cysN gene encoding sulfate adenylyltransferase subunit CysN encodes MPMLRFLTCGSVDDGKSTLIGRLLYDCQTIFEDTLLAAERDSMTYGTTGEPLDFALLVDGLQAEREQGITIDVAYRYFATPNRKFIVADTPGHEQYTRNMVTGASTSDAAIILIDARKGVLVQTRRHTCIVHLLGIKNIVVAVNKMDAVGYAHDVFDEIDAEYRAFAKQLGISNVTTIPVSALRGENLVKRASAMSWYDGPTLLDYLENVDVTGDREQRPLRLPVQWVCRPNSDFRGYAGTIASGTVNVGDPIVSLPASTSAKIARILNGDEERLSAQAGEAVVVTLDHEIDISRGDVLCAPTARAEISDQISANLVWMSTHHLLKGRPYILRCGSQSVVAQISEIKYKLNVESLEHVAARDLSCNEIGSCNISLNKPITFDSYEDNRTTGAFVLIDRMTNETVGAGMIMFALRRSQNIHWQALNISREQRAELKGQRACCLWFTGLSGSGKSTIANLIEKKLFAQGRHTYILDGDNVRHGLNRDLGFTEADRVENIRRVAEVSRLMVDAGLITIVSFISPFRAERQFARERFPDGDFLEIFIDTPLELCEQRDPKGLYKKARAGQLANFTGINSPYEAPENPEIRVQGGSAPAEVHVEEIIDALVKRGFLHAH; translated from the coding sequence ATGCCTATGTTGCGTTTTTTGACCTGCGGCAGCGTCGATGACGGCAAGAGCACGCTCATCGGCCGCTTGCTCTACGACTGTCAGACCATCTTCGAGGATACACTGCTTGCTGCCGAACGCGACAGCATGACCTACGGCACCACTGGCGAGCCGCTCGATTTTGCGCTGCTGGTGGACGGTCTTCAGGCGGAGCGCGAGCAAGGCATCACAATCGATGTCGCGTACCGCTACTTCGCAACGCCAAACCGCAAATTCATCGTGGCCGACACGCCAGGACACGAGCAATATACCCGCAACATGGTGACCGGCGCGTCGACATCAGATGCAGCCATCATTCTTATCGATGCGCGTAAAGGCGTATTGGTCCAAACGCGACGCCACACCTGCATCGTCCACCTGCTTGGTATCAAGAACATCGTCGTCGCCGTCAACAAGATGGACGCCGTCGGCTACGCGCATGACGTATTCGACGAGATCGATGCCGAATACCGTGCGTTTGCAAAACAGCTTGGGATTTCCAACGTCACGACCATTCCTGTCTCCGCACTTCGCGGCGAAAACCTCGTAAAACGCGCCTCGGCCATGTCCTGGTACGACGGGCCGACGTTGCTCGACTACTTGGAAAACGTAGACGTTACAGGCGACCGAGAGCAGCGCCCATTACGGCTTCCCGTGCAGTGGGTTTGCCGACCCAATTCCGACTTTCGCGGTTATGCCGGAACAATCGCCAGTGGAACCGTCAACGTCGGCGATCCAATCGTTTCGCTTCCCGCCAGCACAAGTGCCAAGATCGCCCGCATCCTGAACGGCGACGAAGAACGCCTGAGCGCGCAAGCGGGCGAGGCCGTTGTCGTGACGCTCGACCACGAGATCGACATCAGTCGTGGCGATGTCCTGTGCGCTCCGACTGCGCGCGCGGAAATCTCCGATCAGATTTCCGCCAACCTCGTATGGATGAGCACGCACCATCTCCTCAAGGGACGCCCATACATTCTGCGTTGCGGCTCACAGTCGGTCGTCGCCCAAATCAGCGAGATCAAGTACAAGCTCAACGTGGAGTCTCTTGAACATGTCGCCGCGCGCGACCTCTCGTGCAACGAGATCGGCTCGTGCAACATCTCGCTCAACAAGCCCATTACGTTCGACAGCTACGAGGACAATCGCACCACCGGCGCCTTCGTCCTCATCGACCGCATGACGAATGAGACGGTCGGTGCCGGCATGATCATGTTCGCGCTGCGCCGCTCACAGAACATTCATTGGCAGGCGCTCAATATTTCGCGTGAACAGCGCGCCGAACTCAAAGGCCAGCGCGCATGCTGTCTCTGGTTCACAGGACTGTCCGGCTCCGGCAAATCGACGATTGCAAACCTGATTGAGAAGAAACTGTTCGCGCAAGGACGCCACACCTACATTCTCGATGGTGACAATGTTCGCCACGGGCTCAATCGCGACCTGGGCTTCACGGAAGCAGATCGCGTCGAGAACATTCGCCGCGTCGCCGAGGTCTCGCGCCTGATGGTGGACGCCGGGCTAATCACCATCGTTTCCTTCATCTCGCCATTCCGTGCCGAACGGCAATTCGCACGCGAGCGCTTCCCGGATGGCGATTTCCTGGAAATCTTCATCGATACGCCTTTAGAATTGTGCGAGCAGCGCGATCCCAAGGGGCTTTACAAGAAGGCGCGCGCCGGCCAGCTCGCCAACTTCACAGGCATCAATTCACCCTATGAAGCACCTGAGAACCCGGAAATTCGAGTTCAGGGCGGAAGCGCACCGGCGGAAGTGCACGTAGAAGAAATTATCGACGCGCTCGTAAAACGCGGCTTCCTGCACGCACACTAG
- the cysQ gene encoding 3'(2'),5'-bisphosphate nucleotidase CysQ — MQEFESNTLADQLFPSVIAAGACIMRHFNNGTEASTKADGSPVTAADCEAEEIIVAALAKIAPRVPVIAEEAASRGQALEQGEMFFLVDPLDGTREFAARRPEFTVNIALVRNRVPVFGVIYAPAMSQLYWTVGSDEAFKATVSCEAAPAVLTDVRGESLTTRPVHSGAQTIVASRSHGSQELEDWLRNVEVKERVNIGSSLKFCLVAEGKADLYPRFGPTKEWDTAAGHAIVLAAGGSVTRTDGAPFLYAKRDADYLNPGFIVWSGAPNAATLAGATG; from the coding sequence ATGCAGGAATTCGAATCCAATACGTTGGCGGATCAGCTGTTTCCGTCGGTGATTGCAGCTGGTGCATGCATCATGCGGCATTTCAACAACGGAACTGAGGCTTCGACGAAAGCTGACGGCTCTCCGGTTACCGCGGCCGACTGCGAGGCCGAGGAGATCATCGTCGCGGCGCTCGCCAAAATCGCCCCTCGCGTCCCCGTCATTGCAGAAGAGGCGGCCAGCCGCGGGCAAGCGCTCGAACAGGGCGAAATGTTCTTTTTGGTCGATCCCTTAGATGGGACGCGCGAGTTTGCGGCCCGCAGACCCGAGTTCACCGTCAACATTGCGCTGGTCAGGAATAGAGTGCCAGTTTTCGGCGTCATTTACGCACCGGCCATGTCGCAACTTTACTGGACGGTCGGCTCAGACGAGGCCTTTAAGGCGACGGTCTCTTGCGAAGCTGCACCTGCGGTGCTGACCGATGTCAGGGGTGAAAGTCTGACGACACGTCCGGTTCATTCGGGCGCCCAGACCATTGTCGCGAGTCGTTCCCATGGCTCGCAGGAGCTGGAAGACTGGTTGCGCAATGTCGAGGTCAAGGAGCGCGTCAATATCGGCTCATCGTTGAAGTTCTGTCTCGTGGCCGAAGGCAAGGCAGATCTTTACCCGCGGTTTGGACCCACCAAGGAGTGGGATACGGCGGCGGGGCACGCGATTGTACTCGCGGCAGGTGGAAGTGTGACCCGCACCGATGGCGCGCCATTTCTGTATGCGAAACGCGACGCAGACTATTTGAACCCAGGGTTCATCGTTTGGTCGGGCGCGCCGAACGCCGCGACGCTGGCAGGCGCTACAGGCTGA
- a CDS encoding glycosyltransferase, with the protein MPAPSNNSRYLLIIAGMHRSGTSSVAGLYKCLGADLGPSLMPPAPDNPKGFFENNRIVVAHDALLSDLGRAWNSDLPLDPGWSNSRPALSALSHLKFILADECRFDSPVWLVKDPRICLLLPIWHKIAAELERELKIVVVLRHPEAIAASLRSREGIPFDEGMQLSLRYTQALARDGLPEGTCGLLYDALLADRENALDILNEAAGGIFPSPNEAQRQEAESFFTDSLRKNTASGATTKLGRLYESRLSGKKALVAPQELARFLQETASLPAERVEPQTDFDRARKDYEERLKLACARTNLQLLHAREHIVSSKDSIYRELKAEADKARQDYSEREEELLTARRTYRAREVELLSQMTDVKASWEQRYLQAEADLATAVRDIEMRLTLQRRDAEAQMTTLRQDLEDAQTLNKIQTERIEKYEALLRWQAQAPFRTGLKSFIWGSARLGYRAVPLSERQKQALLTRFGSRLSRFIPGAASVELPIAPNMRPATEAEVAEPDFSFKAVEAPEVSIIVPVYNQIGYTVRCLQSLAEQRTRHSFEVIVMDDVSSDRTSEILPRIPGLRYIRNETNLGFLKNCNKAAGLARGKYLVFLNNDTIVLSGWLDALRRTFDLHGDVGLVGSKLVYPDGRLQEAGGIIWKDASGWNWGRLGDPTHPRFNYVRDADYLSGASIMIPRDLFEEIGRFDERFAPAYYEDTDLAFSVRAKGRRVLYQPKSTVIHFEGISSGTDERHGVKRYQVVNREKFAKKWADVLGIHGTSEDGPLASADRRWARHVLIVDAVTPTPDQDSGSVDMVNLIRILTSLGRRVHFVPQTNYAHFGRYTDELQELGVECVYFPPYRTLEHYLEENGHLFETVFVCREPIARGVIPLLAKKLPKAKRVFYTVDLHYLRSERQAQHSNDPQIAQAAKDTKASELSLMRQSDVTILLSEVEQNIIASELPEVRTAIVPLIRDIPGRRTGFKQRSNVVFIGSFNHPPNNDAVEWLVKEIWPLVRARNVNARLRICGSNMPDSVRDLCADDPDIEAVGFIANLGEVFDHCRLSVAPLRFGAGLKGKLATSFGYGVPCVATGVAIEGMSTEGLEPCRLQGETAEEIADLIAHYYRSEQDWERASQSSLAYVEQQFSFGVVRDKVSAILDSLDEKKR; encoded by the coding sequence ATGCCAGCGCCCAGCAACAATTCCCGCTACCTCCTGATAATTGCAGGCATGCATCGCAGCGGAACGTCCTCCGTTGCTGGGCTCTACAAGTGCCTTGGGGCTGACTTGGGGCCATCTTTGATGCCGCCCGCTCCCGATAATCCTAAGGGATTTTTCGAGAATAATCGGATTGTTGTCGCGCATGACGCCTTGTTGTCCGATCTCGGTCGGGCATGGAATAGTGATTTGCCTTTGGACCCCGGTTGGAGCAATAGCCGTCCTGCACTTTCGGCTCTCTCACATTTGAAATTCATCCTGGCCGACGAGTGCCGGTTCGACTCGCCGGTTTGGCTCGTCAAGGATCCGCGCATCTGTCTGCTGCTGCCGATCTGGCACAAGATCGCCGCCGAACTTGAACGCGAACTGAAGATCGTCGTCGTCCTGCGTCACCCAGAAGCAATCGCCGCCTCGCTTAGAAGTCGCGAAGGCATACCCTTCGACGAAGGTATGCAGTTGAGCCTCAGGTACACACAGGCGCTTGCACGCGACGGCTTGCCTGAAGGCACTTGCGGACTCTTGTACGACGCGCTGCTTGCAGACCGCGAAAATGCGCTCGACATCCTCAATGAGGCGGCTGGTGGCATTTTCCCGTCTCCGAATGAAGCACAGCGTCAAGAAGCCGAATCTTTCTTTACCGACTCGCTTCGCAAAAACACCGCGTCCGGAGCGACGACAAAGCTCGGTCGGCTATATGAATCTCGACTCTCGGGAAAAAAGGCGCTCGTTGCACCTCAAGAACTCGCTCGCTTTCTCCAAGAGACGGCTTCTTTGCCTGCGGAACGCGTTGAACCGCAGACGGATTTCGATCGTGCTCGCAAGGACTACGAGGAACGCCTCAAACTTGCGTGCGCACGCACGAACTTGCAGCTACTCCACGCGCGCGAGCATATAGTCTCTTCAAAGGATTCGATTTACCGCGAGTTGAAGGCGGAGGCCGACAAAGCCCGCCAAGACTACTCCGAACGAGAAGAGGAACTTTTGACGGCGCGCAGAACATATCGCGCGCGCGAAGTCGAATTACTGTCGCAGATGACTGACGTGAAGGCGAGCTGGGAGCAACGCTACCTGCAAGCGGAAGCGGATTTGGCAACAGCGGTTCGAGATATCGAAATGCGCCTCACGCTTCAACGCAGAGACGCCGAAGCGCAGATGACTACGTTGCGCCAGGATTTGGAGGACGCGCAAACACTGAATAAGATTCAAACGGAACGCATCGAAAAATATGAGGCATTGCTCCGCTGGCAGGCACAAGCACCATTCCGCACCGGATTAAAGAGCTTTATATGGGGCTCTGCGCGGCTAGGATATCGCGCTGTGCCGCTCAGCGAGCGGCAGAAGCAAGCTCTTTTGACAAGATTCGGTTCGCGTCTTTCACGCTTCATACCTGGCGCTGCGTCGGTCGAGCTTCCCATCGCACCAAACATGCGGCCTGCCACAGAAGCCGAAGTGGCCGAGCCTGACTTTAGCTTCAAGGCCGTCGAAGCGCCGGAGGTGTCCATCATCGTGCCGGTGTATAATCAGATCGGCTACACGGTCAGATGCCTTCAATCGCTGGCGGAGCAGCGCACCCGGCACTCGTTCGAGGTCATCGTCATGGATGACGTGTCGAGCGACAGAACTTCGGAAATTCTGCCACGCATTCCGGGGCTCCGATACATCCGCAACGAGACGAATCTCGGCTTCCTCAAGAACTGCAACAAGGCCGCCGGGTTGGCTCGTGGCAAATACCTTGTCTTCCTCAATAACGATACGATCGTGCTTTCAGGATGGCTCGACGCGCTGCGCAGAACATTCGATTTGCATGGCGACGTCGGCCTGGTCGGCTCAAAGCTCGTATACCCGGATGGGCGCCTCCAGGAGGCCGGCGGAATTATCTGGAAAGATGCAAGCGGATGGAATTGGGGTCGGCTCGGCGATCCGACGCATCCGCGCTTCAACTATGTGCGCGATGCGGATTATCTATCCGGCGCTTCGATCATGATCCCCCGAGACCTTTTTGAGGAGATCGGACGTTTCGACGAGCGTTTCGCACCCGCTTATTACGAAGACACGGACCTTGCCTTCTCAGTGCGGGCGAAGGGTCGCCGCGTACTTTATCAGCCCAAATCGACGGTCATCCACTTCGAGGGTATCTCGTCAGGAACCGACGAAAGGCACGGCGTAAAGCGCTACCAAGTCGTGAACCGAGAAAAATTTGCAAAAAAATGGGCCGACGTTCTGGGCATCCATGGCACGAGCGAGGACGGTCCGCTCGCCTCCGCGGATCGTCGCTGGGCGCGCCATGTTCTCATAGTCGATGCTGTTACGCCGACACCAGACCAGGACTCAGGTTCGGTTGACATGGTCAATCTCATTCGCATCCTGACCTCACTGGGCCGCCGCGTTCATTTCGTCCCTCAAACCAACTACGCGCATTTCGGCCGCTATACCGATGAGCTTCAGGAGCTTGGCGTGGAATGCGTATATTTCCCACCTTACCGCACACTGGAACATTATCTCGAAGAAAACGGGCATCTGTTCGAAACGGTTTTCGTCTGTCGTGAACCCATTGCACGCGGCGTCATTCCACTGCTTGCCAAGAAATTGCCGAAGGCAAAACGTGTGTTCTACACGGTCGACTTGCACTATTTGCGATCCGAACGGCAGGCACAGCACAGCAATGATCCGCAAATCGCGCAAGCTGCGAAGGATACGAAGGCTTCCGAGCTTTCGTTGATGCGGCAAAGCGATGTGACCATTCTGCTTAGTGAAGTGGAGCAGAACATCATCGCCTCGGAACTACCGGAAGTACGCACTGCAATCGTCCCGCTAATCCGGGACATTCCGGGCCGGCGGACCGGCTTCAAGCAGCGCAGCAACGTGGTCTTCATCGGCAGCTTCAATCATCCGCCCAACAATGACGCCGTCGAGTGGCTCGTAAAGGAAATCTGGCCGCTGGTGCGGGCGCGCAATGTGAATGCGCGGCTGAGAATATGCGGCAGCAACATGCCGGACTCTGTGCGGGATCTGTGCGCGGATGACCCCGATATAGAAGCGGTGGGCTTCATCGCAAATCTTGGCGAGGTCTTCGACCACTGCCGATTGTCAGTGGCACCTCTTCGCTTTGGCGCCGGACTGAAGGGCAAACTTGCGACCTCGTTCGGTTACGGCGTCCCCTGCGTTGCAACCGGCGTAGCAATCGAAGGCATGTCAACCGAGGGGCTTGAGCCTTGCAGGCTTCAAGGAGAGACGGCCGAAGAGATCGCGGACTTGATTGCGCACTACTATAGGTCGGAGCAGGATTGGGAGCGCGCGTCTCAATCCTCGCTCGCATACGTCGAGCAGCAGTTCTCCTTCGGAGTGGTGCGCGACAAGGTCTCGGCCATTCTGGACAGTCTTGACGAAAAGAAGCGATGA
- a CDS encoding metallopeptidase family protein has product MNSDWKDKSAPSLADFEFLAGEAWEKLPANFRELASDVVIRVEDFADDEILEDLGIEDPFELTGLYQGVSVDKKSVSDMPREPDFVFLYRRPILDEWASGEEALGHLIAHVLIHEIGHHFGFSDDDMLDIEMDVTA; this is encoded by the coding sequence ATGAACTCAGATTGGAAAGACAAATCGGCACCGTCGCTTGCTGATTTCGAGTTTCTCGCGGGAGAGGCTTGGGAAAAGCTGCCGGCAAATTTCCGCGAGCTTGCAAGCGATGTCGTGATCCGGGTGGAAGACTTCGCCGATGACGAGATCCTGGAAGATTTGGGTATCGAAGACCCATTCGAGCTGACGGGGCTCTATCAGGGCGTTAGCGTCGACAAGAAAAGTGTGTCCGATATGCCACGCGAGCCGGACTTTGTTTTCCTCTACCGTCGCCCGATTTTGGATGAGTGGGCCTCAGGAGAGGAGGCTCTTGGTCATCTCATCGCCCATGTTCTAATCCATGAAATCGGTCATCATTTCGGGTTCTCAGACGATGATATGCTGGATATCGAGATGGACGTGACGGCTTGA
- the leuC gene encoding 3-isopropylmalate dehydratase large subunit produces MAKTLYDKIFDDHVVERSDDGTCLLYIDRHLVHEVTSPQAFEGLRMTGRKVHAPQKTLAVVDHNVPTTDRSHGIADEQSRVQVETLAKNAKDFGVEYYNELDKRQGIVHVVGPEQGFTLPGTTIVCGDSHTSTHGAFGALAHGIGTSEVEHVLATQTLIQKKAKNMLVQVDGVAPHGVGAKDIILAIIGEIGTAGGTGSVIEYAGEAIRALSMEGRMTVCNMSIEGGARAGMIAPDEKTYAFIKGRPKAPKGAAWDMAMKYWETLKTDEGAHFDRVVKLDASKLPPIVSWGTSPEDVVSITGEVPDPGKVDDENKRASMVRALDYMGLKPGTKITDIPLDVVWIGSCTNGRIEDLRAVAKVVDGKKISSRLDYAMIVPGSGLVKQQAEAEGLDKIFKASGFEWREPGCSMCLGMNPDQLKPGQRCASTSNRNFEGRQGYRGRTHLVSPVMAAAAALEGHFVDVRSWPNA; encoded by the coding sequence ATGGCGAAGACGCTGTATGACAAGATATTTGACGATCATGTGGTTGAGCGGTCCGACGACGGCACCTGCCTGCTTTACATTGATCGCCATCTTGTTCACGAGGTGACGAGCCCGCAGGCCTTCGAAGGACTGCGCATGACAGGCCGCAAGGTCCATGCTCCGCAGAAGACGCTGGCGGTAGTTGACCATAACGTGCCCACCACGGATCGCTCGCACGGTATCGCAGATGAGCAGAGCCGCGTGCAGGTCGAGACCCTGGCAAAAAATGCCAAGGACTTTGGCGTCGAGTACTATAACGAGCTCGACAAGCGCCAAGGCATTGTCCACGTCGTCGGTCCCGAACAGGGATTCACGCTGCCCGGGACGACGATCGTGTGCGGCGACAGCCATACGTCGACCCACGGTGCCTTCGGCGCGCTGGCACATGGCATCGGCACATCCGAGGTCGAGCACGTTCTTGCGACCCAGACGCTGATCCAGAAGAAGGCGAAGAACATGCTGGTGCAGGTCGACGGTGTCGCCCCGCATGGCGTTGGCGCCAAGGACATCATTCTTGCGATCATTGGTGAGATCGGTACCGCAGGCGGTACTGGGTCGGTTATCGAATACGCAGGCGAGGCAATCCGCGCGCTTTCGATGGAAGGCCGTATGACGGTCTGCAACATGTCCATTGAAGGCGGCGCACGTGCGGGTATGATCGCTCCGGACGAGAAGACGTATGCGTTCATCAAGGGTCGTCCCAAGGCGCCCAAGGGCGCCGCCTGGGACATGGCGATGAAGTACTGGGAGACGTTGAAGACGGATGAGGGCGCGCACTTCGATCGCGTCGTGAAACTCGATGCTTCCAAGCTCCCGCCCATAGTTTCGTGGGGCACCTCGCCCGAGGACGTCGTTTCGATCACCGGTGAGGTTCCCGATCCCGGCAAGGTTGACGACGAAAACAAGCGCGCCTCGATGGTGCGCGCGCTTGACTACATGGGGTTGAAGCCGGGGACCAAGATCACCGACATTCCGCTCGATGTGGTCTGGATCGGCTCTTGCACGAATGGGCGCATCGAGGATCTCCGTGCCGTTGCCAAGGTCGTCGACGGCAAGAAAATTTCTTCGCGTCTTGATTATGCGATGATCGTTCCGGGCTCCGGACTGGTGAAGCAACAGGCGGAAGCCGAAGGGCTCGACAAGATCTTTAAGGCCTCAGGCTTTGAATGGCGTGAGCCCGGCTGCTCGATGTGCCTTGGCATGAACCCGGACCAGTTGAAGCCTGGCCAGCGTTGCGCCTCAACGTCTAACCGCAACTTCGAAGGCCGACAGGGTTACAGGGGCCGCACCCATCTGGTGTCACCAGTCATGGCGGCTGCGGCCGCTCTTGAGGGGCACTTCGTTGACGTGCGCAGCTGGCCGAACGCGTAA
- a CDS encoding LysR family transcriptional regulator, whose translation MDWDKLRIFHAAAEAGSFTHAGEQLHMSQSAVSRQISALEADLKVTLFHRHARGLVLTEQGELLNRTVSEVFAKLQTAETLLTDSTSKPSGDLRVTAPIGFGTIWLGPRLSEFTDLYPDIRVELILNDEQVDIGMRAADVAIWTREPDQADLIRRPLLESRVRAVASVNYIRRFGAPASIDDLDQHRIISYSGQPAQHLTAVNWVETVGRENREPRSAVLRVNSVVAIKYAVRAGIGIGMIPDYMSENDTDLVPVLPDMEAPKMPILFAYPEELRNSKKVQLLRDFLVSKTRGWK comes from the coding sequence ATGGATTGGGACAAACTTCGGATTTTTCACGCCGCCGCTGAGGCAGGAAGCTTTACTCACGCCGGTGAGCAGCTTCACATGAGCCAGTCTGCCGTGAGCCGTCAGATCTCTGCGCTTGAAGCGGACCTCAAGGTGACGCTTTTCCATCGCCATGCGCGCGGGTTGGTGTTGACCGAACAAGGTGAGCTTCTCAATCGCACCGTCTCGGAAGTGTTTGCCAAGTTGCAGACGGCAGAGACTTTGCTCACCGATTCCACTTCCAAGCCTTCCGGTGACTTGCGTGTGACTGCGCCGATCGGTTTCGGCACGATCTGGCTCGGGCCGCGTCTCAGCGAATTCACAGATCTCTATCCCGACATCAGGGTTGAACTCATCCTCAATGACGAGCAGGTCGATATCGGTATGCGCGCGGCCGACGTCGCAATCTGGACGCGCGAGCCCGACCAGGCAGATCTTATCCGCAGGCCACTATTGGAAAGCCGAGTGCGTGCTGTTGCCTCGGTGAATTATATCCGCCGATTTGGAGCGCCCGCGTCCATCGACGATCTCGATCAGCATCGCATCATCTCTTATAGCGGTCAGCCCGCCCAGCATCTGACAGCTGTGAACTGGGTGGAGACGGTAGGCCGGGAGAACCGAGAACCGAGGTCCGCCGTGCTGCGCGTCAATAGCGTGGTGGCGATCAAGTACGCAGTTCGCGCTGGCATAGGTATCGGGATGATCCCCGATTATATGAGCGAGAACGATACTGATCTTGTACCAGTGCTTCCCGACATGGAGGCGCCGAAGATGCCCATTCTGTTTGCCTATCCCGAGGAGCTTAGAAACTCTAAGAAGGTGCAGCTCCTGCGCGATTTTCTGGTCTCAAAGACGCGCGGCTGGAAGTAG